Genomic window (Apis cerana isolate GH-2021 linkage group LG1, AcerK_1.0, whole genome shotgun sequence):
aaaaattttattccttacCATACAAGTTTATGTTTACTGTTTTATCCGGTTTTTTGTTTGTTGTactaaacattaaatatttcttaaaattaattaatatttactcaTTGTCTGTTCCGCTAGTTTGTAGAAACACCGGTGCTTGAGCACCTTGCGCAACCTGTATCAATTGGGGTTGAGCTTGTATAGGAGcagtttgaattataattggtTGATTACTTCCACCTTGTACTTGCATACGAATCATTTGAAGTTGTTGAGGCGTTAAttgtatctaaaattatatacaagttgaataaataaacatataaataaataataaattcatattagatTCTAAAATAGTATACATACTGGTATTTGTTGAATTTCTCCACTAGGTGTTACAATTTGTTGTACAATTTGTATTCCCCCAGTTTGTGTTGTAGGTGTTTGTTGAGCCTGttgtaattgtataatttgttGGCCTGATGATTGTTGTGGACTTTGTACTGTTACAGTCTGTGCTGTATTTGGAGTAGTGCTTtcctatattaaattatctaataaatatttcaatttataaaagaaatagaatattttataagaacaaaatatatacctGTTCTACTGGACTaccaatattaattgtttgtaTTTGTCCAGTTGACGGTTGCACTATTTGTATGGGTTGTGTAGTAGCATTACCACTTTGAACATTTTGATTGGCAGAAGCTTGTTGTTGTGCTAATTGAAAGTAGTAATGTACCTGATCTGAATTCATAGAAGTACGTACAGTGCTTTCAGTCTGTGCTTTACTTTGTTTCAATTCATCTCTAGGGACTATATCaattagaaaatcaaattgatcATACTTAGTTATTGCCATTGCTATATCATTTCTTTGAAGAGTACGTCTTTTATTATCTTCTGTATGAACCCATGCTCTTAATGTTAAttcatgtataaaaatttctgctGCTTTAGAGAATAACATTGGAGCTTCTGCACTTATCATTTTAACATCATCATcaagtttcataattttttttatccttgctAATGGCAATGATTGTGTTTTTAAGTCCATCTATAaatccaataataaataaaattaaattattattaagtaacaataaagtaattaaataatatcttataaaatatataatatttaaattattatttacagtagtaatttttttaatttcttctgtaACTTTTGGCCAAAATTGAGCCAAAGTTTGTTGAGCTTCAGAACTACCAGGCGATGCAATTTGTAAGTCTCCATTTGAATCACCTTCAACTTCACTATCTTGATTACTaaacagaataataataacaagttaatatatttatttacaccataatgtatttatttattcaatatatatcatatttttgtaaaataacattacattttttaaaaaaattttgaaataaatatgtaggaaaaatatacatataacctaataatatagaaacaaataattttacttacgcATTCACGAAGAATACcgacattttttataaacactgTTGAAACGacataagaaagaatattttaaattatgaaaatcattttactatttaaaataaaataaattgcaaatactTTAGTTGATTattgacaaataaattattatgtgcaTTAATGATTATACTGCCatgataatcaattttattttacttgaaaTTTCAGAGTATTCACAGTAGATGGCAGTAACGTTCATTTTATGTTACATATGATCATGAATAAAGTGCAACAATAAACgcaatatctaatatttttctaatattttttttatttcttgtttaaaaTAGTGTTTATGGACAAAgtgcataaatttatataaaatatgaggtttattctaatttcataatttttttttgatattctaaaacttctaaaataatatttcataaaataagatttcacaataaaagataattgagaataattttaatcattaaaaaaatatacaatattataaccttttaattatatacatatcttttacattgtgtatatttatataaatatataatatttatataatatttatataaatgtagtacaagtaaaatattaaaacacaatatatataattttaatatgtacaattttttttcattcatgcATAGCTTTATAACTACAGATACTTtgaaaaactatatttaatacttcTTTGGCTGAATGAGTTTCCGAGTTacttattctaataatacttCCAAATTCTCGAATGTAATGATCTAATTCCATATCTTTTGATAAATCTTTTGTTgccatatatttatttgttaattgtaataatttcaataaatcagAACTAAAAGCTTCatctaaatcaaataattccaAAGCTGGTGGTGGTAATTCTTGAAAACTTGGTGGAAatacctataaaaaaaataaatttgttttgccatatatctaatttaaaatatatatttataatacaataataataatctttactGAAGCTTGCATAGGTGGTAATGGAGTCTCAAAATGTGGTGAAATAAGAGTAAGTGGTTCATGTTTTACACCAAGAACTTCATAAGCTTTTATACAAGAGGGTACCATATCTAAGTTTACTGAATAAAGatgatgtttaaataatttggtaTAATCATAAGGATTATCCATAATATCCATATCCTGAGTACATACTTTTGGATTATCAGCTTGTTGTGTAATATCtgggataaaattatattcccagaactagataaatattattatcattaataatgataaataattattgatatgatcagttattaaaatatagaaacttaCATCTACATCATCCATTTGAGAttctttaattacaatatctgtagattcaaaaaaatcaaaaatcatttgtcttaatgaatcatttttttctttttcaatatatgtatcaGTCAACATTCTTGAAGAACCTAAAACAAGTAATTTTCCACCATTGGTTTCATCATAATGATAAGCACAAATAGGTCTATTTGTTGGAATTGCTATTGATCCACTTGATAATGCAACTCTAGATGATTGTGCTACATTTAAAGTTGCTCCATATGGATATAAAAAGTTCATATttctataacataatattaaaaataaaatacattaaaaataaaatatttttatatgatatgacaattaataattgtatttgaataatttacatatactcatcatgatttcttgaaaatatggATTTGTTTGACATTCCTTGAGAAATTAAACATTCTTTTGGATGCATTGTCTGACTATAACTCATACGTATAACActatctaaaaatttgatgataaagtacataaaatgaaa
Coding sequences:
- the LOC107994947 gene encoding nuclear transcription factor Y subunit gamma, translated to MSVFFVNANQDSEVEGDSNGDLQIASPGSSEAQQTLAQFWPKVTEEIKKITTMDLKTQSLPLARIKKIMKLDDDVKMISAEAPMLFSKAAEIFIHELTLRAWVHTEDNKRRTLQRNDIAMAITKYDQFDFLIDIVPRDELKQSKAQTESTVRTSMNSDQVHYYFQLAQQQASANQNVQSGNATTQPIQIVQPSTGQIQTINIGSPVEQESTTPNTAQTVTVQSPQQSSGQQIIQLQQAQQTPTTQTGGIQIVQQIVTPSGEIQQIPIQLTPQQLQMIRMQVQGGSNQPIIIQTAPIQAQPQLIQVAQGAQAPVFLQTSGTDNDSTNIFIATKSNGRMSALSRKTKR
- the LOC107995001 gene encoding intraflagellar transport protein 52 homolog, which encodes MSSIFGGSDSNNNLNVIIFDASKNERKLNEEFKILQRKLKSKWKFIENNDVLTEELLSTGKILVLPGPRNKFTELEMNSIRAFLNSGGHILVMLGEGGEKKSNTNVNFLLEEFGIMVNNDSVIRMSYSQTMHPKECLISQGMSNKSIFSRNHDEYINMNFLYPYGATLNVAQSSRVALSSGSIAIPTNRPICAYHYDETNGGKLLVLGSSRMLTDTYIEKEKNDSLRQMIFDFFESTDIVIKESQMDDVDFWEYNFIPDITQQADNPKVCTQDMDIMDNPYDYTKLFKHHLYSVNLDMVPSCIKAYEVLGVKHEPLTLISPHFETPLPPMQASVFPPSFQELPPPALELFDLDEAFSSDLLKLLQLTNKYMATKDLSKDMELDHYIREFGSIIRISNSETHSAKEVLNIVFQSICSYKAMHE